One window from the genome of Natronomonas pharaonis DSM 2160 encodes:
- a CDS encoding DoxX family protein: protein MFESAGADIVFVLARVLFGATLAFTGVNHFLDTDGMAEYAEFKGLPFPRASVLLSGGLLVFGGLSVVAGVVPAIGAGGLALFLLASAVTMHDFWNMDGEEAQNEMNAFLKNVFGAGGALAFLAVAGSTWPYALNIGLV from the coding sequence ATGTTTGAGAGCGCCGGCGCTGACATCGTATTCGTGCTCGCCCGCGTCCTGTTCGGTGCGACGCTCGCGTTCACCGGCGTCAACCACTTCCTCGATACCGACGGGATGGCCGAGTACGCTGAATTCAAGGGGCTTCCGTTCCCTCGGGCATCCGTCCTTCTCAGCGGCGGGCTACTCGTCTTCGGTGGGCTTTCGGTTGTTGCCGGAGTGGTTCCTGCCATCGGTGCCGGCGGGCTAGCGCTGTTTTTGCTCGCTTCGGCGGTAACGATGCACGACTTCTGGAACATGGACGGCGAAGAGGCACAAAACGAGATGAACGCCTTCCTCAAGAACGTCTTCGGAGCCGGGGGCGCGCTGGCCTTCCTCGCGGTTGCCGGCTCAACGTGGCCGTACGCGCTCAACATCGGGCTGGTCTAA